A region of Canis lupus familiaris isolate Mischka breed German Shepherd chromosome 38, alternate assembly UU_Cfam_GSD_1.0, whole genome shotgun sequence DNA encodes the following proteins:
- the B4GALT3 gene encoding beta-1,4-galactosyltransferase 3 isoform X1 — translation MLRRLLERPCTLALLVGSQLAVMMYLSLGGFRSLSALFGREQGPTFDYSHPHDVYSNLSHLPGAPVAPGGPPAPQGLPYCPERSPLLVGPVSVSFSPVPSLAEIVERNPRVEPGGRYRPAGCEPRSRTAIIVPHRAREHHLRLLLYHLHPFLQRQQLAYGIYVIHQAGNGTFNRAKLLNVGVREALRDEEWDCLFLHDVDLLPENDHNLYVCDPRGPRHVAVAMNKFGYSLPYPQYFGGVSALTPDQYLKMNGFPNEYWGWGGEDDDIATRVRLAGMKISRPPTSVGHYKMVKHRGDKGNEENPHRFDLLVRTQNSWTQDGMNSLTYRLLARELGPLYTNITADIGTDPRGPRTPSGPRYPPGSSQAFRQEMLQRRPPARPGPLPTANHTAPHGSH, via the exons ATGTTGCGGAGGCTGCTGGAGCGGCCCTGCACACTGGCCCTGCTGGTGGGCTCCCAGCTGGCTGTCATGATGTACCTGTCACTGGGGGGCTTCCGGAGCCTCAGTGCCCTATTTGGCCGAGAGCAGGGGCCGACATTTGACTATTCTCATCCCCATGATGTCTACAGTAACCTCAGTCACCTACCGGGGGCCCCTGTTGCCCCAGGGGGCCCTCCAGCTCCTCAAGGCCTGCCCTACTGTCCAGAACGATCTCCTCTTTTAG TGGGTCCCGTGTCCGTGTCCTTTAGCCCAGTGCCGTCGCTGGCAGAGATTGTAGAGAGGAATCCCCGTGTGGAACCGGGGGGCCGGTACCGTCCCGCAGGGTGTGAACCCCGCTCCCGAACAGCCATCATTGTGCCCCACCGTGCCCGGGAGCACCACCTGCGCCTGCTGCTCTACCACCTGCACCCCTTCCTGCAGCGCCAGCAGCTTGCTTATGGCATCTATGTCATCCACCAG GCTGGAAATGGAACATTTAACAGGGCCAAGCTGCTAAACGTTGGTGTGCGGGAGGCCCTGCGTGATGAGGAGTGGGACTGCCTGTTTTTGCACGACGTGGACCTCCTGCCTGAGAACGATCACAATCTGTATGTGTGTGACCCCCGAGGACCCCGACATGTTGCTGTTGCCATGAACAAGTTTGGATACAG CCTCCCGTACCCCCAGTACTTTGGAGGAGTCTCGGCACTCACCCCTGACCAGTACCTGAAGATGAACGGCTTCCCCAATGAATACTGGGGCTGGGGTGGTGAGGATGACGACATTGCTACCAG GGTACGTCTGGCTGGAATGAAGATCTCTCGGCCCCCCACATCGGTGGGGCACTACAAGATGGTGAAGCATCGAGGAGATAAGGGCAATGAGGAAAACCCTCACAG ATTTGACCTCCTGGTCCGTACCCAGAATTCCTGGACACAAGATGGGATGAACTCACTGACATACCGACTGCTGGCTCGAGAGCTGGGCCCTCTCTATACCAACATCACAGCAGACATTGGAACTGACCCTCGGGGCCCCCGGACTCCCTCTGGTCCCCGTTACCCACCTGGTTCCTCCCAGGCCTTCCGTCAAGAGATGCTGCAGCGCCGGCCCCCGGCCA